One window from the genome of Desulfovibrio psychrotolerans encodes:
- a CDS encoding valine--tRNA ligase encodes MSENALPKGYEPQDVESRWRSHWEENKVFTPDPQADGEPFSIVIPPPNVTGALHMGHALNLTLQDILCRYQRQRGKNVLWVPGTDHAGIATQNVVERQLAKEGKGRHDLGREKFIERVWEWREDYGNRILNQVRKMGASVDWTRERFTMDEGLSRAVRKVFVELYRQGLIYKGDYIINWCPRCHTALADDEVDHSPEKGALHYIKYPLEDGSGYLTVATTRPETMLADTAVAVNPEDERFAHLIGQHVVLPLVNRKLRIIGDKYVEVEFGTGCLKVTPAHDHNDWELGRKHGLEIINILNDDGTLNELAGANYAGLTCPEARVKVLAALREGGFLDRIEEHDHNVGHCYRCKTVVEPYVSTQWFVAMTRLAPRAKAAVPELTQIFPETWIKTYNHWLDNIRDWCISRQIWWGHRIPAWTCADCGELIVDNEAPEACSCGSTRLTQDEDVLDTWFSSALWPFSTMGWPEKTQELARYYPTSVLVTGFDILFFWVARMMMMGLQFMDEVPFKHVYIHALVRDEHGKKMSKSTGNVIDPVEMIDKYGCDSLRFTLTSFAAMGRDIKLSEARIEGYRHFCNKIWNAARFALMNLPETAPEPVDLSKVALHHKWILSRLEGLKQSTAAATEGYQFNEVAQNHYKFIWNEFCDWYLELIKPDMRAGGEREKEARFVLWTVLQEMMVLLHPVMPFITAEVWAVLPGIENRDIATMPFPAMRPECADASAEASMEMVQNVIVAVRTIKAELNISPSARMDMLIRTASDEAARLFDANTELMQFLARIGSVTLGGDVQAPKASASAVVAGNEIILPLSGHVNFEDEVARLEKEIGKVEKDLKQVTGKLRNESFVAKAPAEIVQKEKDRATELEATMETLLKLQKRFRDAMDA; translated from the coding sequence ATGTCGGAAAACGCGCTCCCCAAGGGATACGAGCCTCAGGATGTTGAAAGCAGGTGGCGCAGCCACTGGGAAGAGAACAAGGTGTTCACACCCGACCCGCAGGCAGATGGGGAACCCTTTTCCATTGTCATTCCGCCGCCCAACGTGACCGGTGCTCTGCACATGGGGCATGCCCTGAACCTGACCTTGCAGGACATTCTCTGCCGTTACCAGCGGCAGCGGGGCAAAAATGTGCTGTGGGTGCCCGGCACCGACCATGCGGGTATTGCCACGCAGAACGTGGTGGAACGCCAGCTTGCCAAGGAAGGCAAGGGACGCCACGATCTCGGGCGCGAGAAGTTCATAGAGCGCGTATGGGAATGGCGCGAGGACTACGGCAACCGTATTCTCAATCAGGTGCGCAAGATGGGCGCCTCTGTGGACTGGACGCGCGAACGCTTTACCATGGACGAAGGGCTTTCCCGCGCGGTGCGCAAGGTGTTTGTGGAGCTGTATCGTCAGGGGCTCATCTACAAGGGCGACTACATCATCAACTGGTGCCCGCGCTGCCATACCGCGCTTGCCGATGACGAAGTGGACCACAGCCCGGAGAAGGGCGCCCTGCACTACATCAAGTATCCGCTGGAAGACGGTTCCGGCTACCTGACCGTGGCGACTACCCGGCCCGAAACCATGCTGGCGGATACGGCGGTGGCCGTGAATCCTGAAGACGAACGGTTTGCGCACCTTATCGGCCAGCATGTTGTTCTGCCGCTGGTGAACCGCAAGCTGCGTATCATCGGCGACAAGTATGTGGAGGTGGAGTTCGGCACCGGCTGCCTGAAGGTGACCCCCGCCCATGACCACAACGACTGGGAACTGGGCCGCAAGCACGGGCTGGAAATCATTAATATTCTTAATGACGACGGGACGCTCAACGAGCTTGCAGGTGCCAACTACGCAGGGCTGACCTGCCCTGAGGCGCGGGTGAAGGTGCTTGCCGCGTTGCGGGAGGGAGGGTTCCTTGACCGCATAGAGGAGCACGACCACAACGTTGGGCATTGCTACCGCTGCAAGACCGTGGTGGAGCCGTATGTTTCCACTCAGTGGTTCGTGGCCATGACCCGTCTTGCGCCGCGCGCCAAGGCCGCGGTGCCGGAACTGACCCAGATTTTTCCCGAAACGTGGATAAAGACCTACAACCACTGGCTGGATAACATCCGCGACTGGTGCATATCGCGCCAGATATGGTGGGGACACCGGATTCCCGCATGGACCTGCGCCGACTGCGGCGAGTTGATTGTGGATAATGAGGCTCCCGAAGCCTGCTCCTGCGGCAGCACACGGCTTACGCAGGACGAGGACGTGCTGGATACGTGGTTCTCATCGGCCCTGTGGCCTTTTTCCACCATGGGCTGGCCTGAAAAGACGCAGGAGCTTGCCCGCTATTATCCCACCTCTGTGCTGGTGACGGGGTTTGACATCCTGTTCTTCTGGGTGGCGCGCATGATGATGATGGGGCTGCAGTTCATGGACGAGGTGCCCTTCAAGCATGTGTATATCCACGCTCTTGTGCGGGACGAGCACGGCAAGAAGATGTCCAAGTCTACGGGCAACGTCATTGATCCTGTGGAGATGATTGACAAGTACGGGTGCGACTCCCTGCGCTTTACCCTTACGTCCTTTGCCGCCATGGGGCGTGATATCAAGCTTTCTGAAGCGCGTATTGAAGGCTACCGCCATTTCTGCAACAAGATTTGGAACGCGGCCCGTTTTGCCCTGATGAACCTGCCGGAAACCGCGCCGGAGCCGGTGGACCTGAGCAAGGTTGCCCTGCACCACAAGTGGATTCTTTCGCGGCTTGAGGGGCTGAAGCAGAGCACCGCCGCTGCCACGGAAGGCTACCAGTTCAACGAGGTGGCCCAGAACCATTATAAGTTCATATGGAACGAGTTTTGTGACTGGTATCTGGAATTAATAAAGCCGGATATGCGCGCAGGCGGCGAACGGGAAAAGGAAGCCCGCTTTGTGCTCTGGACCGTATTGCAGGAAATGATGGTGCTGCTGCATCCGGTGATGCCGTTTATAACGGCTGAGGTATGGGCGGTGCTGCCGGGGATTGAAAACCGCGATATTGCGACCATGCCTTTCCCCGCGATGCGCCCGGAGTGCGCGGACGCTTCTGCCGAAGCCTCCATGGAGATGGTGCAGAACGTTATTGTGGCTGTGCGCACCATAAAGGCGGAGTTGAACATTTCGCCTTCCGCCAGAATGGACATGCTTATCCGTACCGCTTCTGACGAAGCGGCCAGACTGTTTGACGCCAACACGGAGCTGATGCAGTTTCTTGCGCGCATCGGCAGCGTGACACTGGGAGGGGATGTGCAGGCTCCCAAGGCTTCTGCCTCTGCTGTGGTGGCGGGCAATGAAATCATTTTGCCCCTTTCCGGCCATGTGAACTTTGAAGATGAAGTGGCGCGTCTGGAGAAGGAAATAGGCAAGGTGGAGAAGGATTTGAAGCAGGTTACCGGTAAGTTGCGCAATGAGAGCTTTGTTGCCAAGGCACCTGCTGAGATTGTGCAGAAAGAAAAGGACCGTGCTACGGAACTGGAAGCGACCATGGAGACGCTGCTCAAGTTGCAGAAGCGGTTCCGTGATGCCATGGACGCGTAA
- a CDS encoding DUF3795 domain-containing protein, with protein sequence MHDTAAPERSGPEKAPCVNAAPVAPRHLVAPCGLDCSRCVSCSEGRVVGLARELMGLLGENFHAYAARLQSINPALAEYAQFRLVLESFAQDRCGGCRSGTRVCLPSCNVMACTTARGVEFCFQCEAYPCTNTGLPEPVLVKWRRQNDRMREAGIEVYLKELAETPRYP encoded by the coding sequence ATGCACGACACCGCTGCGCCGGAACGTTCCGGCCCTGAGAAGGCCCCTTGTGTGAATGCCGCGCCTGTGGCTCCGCGCCATCTGGTGGCCCCCTGCGGGCTGGACTGTTCCCGGTGTGTCTCCTGCTCGGAAGGGCGTGTTGTGGGGCTTGCGCGGGAGCTTATGGGTCTGCTGGGTGAGAACTTTCATGCCTATGCGGCGCGGTTGCAGTCCATAAACCCCGCGCTGGCGGAGTATGCTCAGTTCCGGCTGGTGCTGGAATCGTTTGCGCAGGACCGCTGCGGCGGATGCCGTTCCGGCACGCGGGTGTGCCTGCCAAGCTGCAATGTTATGGCCTGTACAACGGCGCGGGGTGTGGAATTCTGCTTCCAATGCGAGGCATACCCCTGTACCAATACGGGGTTGCCGGAGCCGGTGCTCGTCAAGTGGCGCAGGCAGAATGACCGTATGCGCGAGGCGGGCATAGAAGTGTATTTGAAGGAGTTGGCGGAGACGCCGAGGTATCCGTAG
- a CDS encoding AAA family ATPase: MELQIKKWGVLRDSTIPLPGLTVITGYNATGKSTVGKLLLALVNCTIFHSNDYKPGQFGERNIFPLLDNILGQADEGANTFLKTNGPDFELSRIANRYSIPKTYINSESEIPIKAAFLIETPFVAHLSRLFQQVQSYASRDISGLRIEYPFAMNDVYVKLISKRQNITEIQERIAQDLYKACRGHIDLTASPPVFIESTSDGERKIDIKNTASGQLGLSILGKLLENGWVASDAISIFDEPESHMHPHWQLIYADLLVRCVEELGATIVVTTHTPYMLQALKVFSDQRIKDKAAFCLAERKGDHAQITVDDSPDLDRILPLMTDPMERIQLLKVWDDES, translated from the coding sequence ATGGAGCTTCAGATAAAAAAATGGGGAGTGCTTCGCGACTCCACCATCCCCCTGCCGGGACTTACAGTCATTACGGGGTATAATGCTACGGGCAAGAGCACGGTGGGGAAGCTGTTGCTGGCTTTAGTTAACTGTACGATTTTTCACTCAAACGATTACAAACCCGGCCAGTTCGGGGAGCGTAACATTTTTCCTCTTTTAGATAATATTTTGGGGCAGGCTGACGAGGGGGCAAACACTTTCCTCAAGACAAATGGGCCAGATTTTGAACTTAGTAGAATAGCAAATAGGTATAGTATTCCTAAAACTTATATCAACAGCGAATCAGAGATACCAATCAAAGCAGCATTCTTGATTGAGACACCATTCGTTGCGCATCTATCTCGTCTATTTCAGCAAGTACAAAGCTATGCAAGTCGTGATATTTCTGGATTAAGGATAGAATATCCCTTCGCAATGAATGACGTGTATGTGAAATTGATTTCTAAACGTCAAAATATCACTGAGATACAAGAGCGTATCGCGCAAGATTTGTACAAAGCTTGCCGTGGACATATCGACTTAACAGCATCACCACCTGTTTTTATTGAAAGTACGTCTGATGGCGAAAGAAAAATTGACATTAAAAATACAGCATCAGGACAACTTGGGCTTTCTATTTTAGGTAAGCTTCTTGAAAATGGTTGGGTAGCGAGTGACGCCATATCCATTTTTGATGAACCGGAAAGCCACATGCACCCGCACTGGCAACTCATCTACGCCGACCTGCTGGTCCGCTGCGTAGAGGAACTGGGCGCAACAATCGTTGTGACCACCCACACGCCCTATATGCTGCAAGCCTTGAAGGTCTTTTCCGACCAACGGATAAAGGACAAGGCTGCCTTCTGCCTTGCGGAGCGCAAGGGCGACCATGCGCAGATTACCGTGGATGATTCGCCTGATCTGGACCGGATTTTGCCCTTGATGACCGACCCCATGGAGCGCATTCAACTGCTCAAGGTGTGGGATGATGAATCCTGA
- the cobA gene encoding uroporphyrinogen-III C-methyltransferase: MKVYLIGAGPGDPGLLTIKARDVLSEADVIVYDYLANSDFLDFAKPGAEIIYVGKKGGDHTLSQEGINALIVEKAKEGKTVARLKGGDPYMFGRGGEEAEELLDAGVPFEEIPGITSAIAGPAYAGIPLTHRDYASSVAFITGHENPDKPDSAHNWEALAKGTSTLVFFMGMKNLPHISEQLIKHGMAPNTPAALVHWGTTTKHRSMASTIEKLPVEGPAQGFTSPSLIVVGGVVNLRERLNWFEQLPLLGKGVVVTRAREQASGMAAQLRKLGANVVQFPTIEITPLADYTAVHDAIRRIAEYEWLIFTSVNGVKHFWLQMAHLGLDTRALGRAKVAAIGPATADILREKGVEPDFIPEKYVAEGVVKGLLERGMNGCKVLLPRALEAREVLPEELRKAGAVVDILPVYETVPAGEKRDTVLKMLEAGELHCVTFGSSSTVDNFFALVEPDIIKKHRATVKLASIGPITAKTLESYGFTPDIQPEDYTIPALVAELEKHL, from the coding sequence ATGAAGGTTTATCTGATAGGAGCCGGACCGGGTGATCCCGGACTGCTGACCATAAAGGCCCGCGATGTGCTGAGCGAGGCGGATGTTATTGTCTATGACTATCTGGCCAACAGCGATTTTCTGGATTTTGCAAAGCCCGGCGCGGAGATTATCTACGTGGGCAAGAAGGGCGGCGACCATACCCTGTCGCAGGAAGGCATAAACGCCCTTATTGTGGAGAAGGCCAAGGAAGGCAAGACCGTGGCGCGGCTGAAAGGCGGCGACCCCTACATGTTCGGGCGCGGCGGCGAAGAGGCGGAAGAGCTTCTGGACGCGGGAGTGCCTTTTGAGGAGATTCCCGGCATTACCTCGGCCATTGCCGGTCCCGCCTATGCGGGCATTCCGCTTACCCACCGCGATTACGCCTCTTCCGTGGCCTTTATCACCGGGCACGAGAACCCGGACAAGCCGGATTCTGCGCACAACTGGGAAGCCCTTGCCAAGGGCACGTCCACACTGGTGTTCTTTATGGGCATGAAGAACCTGCCCCATATTTCCGAGCAGCTCATCAAGCATGGCATGGCCCCGAACACCCCCGCTGCGCTGGTGCACTGGGGCACCACCACAAAACACCGCTCCATGGCATCGACCATTGAGAAGCTGCCTGTGGAGGGTCCGGCACAGGGTTTTACCTCGCCTTCGCTTATTGTGGTGGGCGGCGTGGTGAACCTGCGCGAGCGGTTGAACTGGTTTGAGCAACTGCCCCTGCTGGGCAAGGGCGTGGTGGTGACCCGCGCGCGCGAACAGGCAAGCGGCATGGCGGCGCAACTGCGCAAGCTGGGAGCCAACGTGGTGCAGTTTCCCACCATTGAGATTACGCCGCTGGCCGATTACACGGCCGTGCATGACGCCATACGCCGTATTGCCGAATACGAATGGCTGATTTTTACCTCTGTGAACGGGGTGAAGCACTTCTGGCTGCAGATGGCTCACCTTGGGCTGGACACCCGTGCGCTGGGCAGGGCCAAGGTGGCGGCCATAGGGCCTGCCACGGCGGATATTCTGCGTGAGAAGGGTGTGGAGCCTGACTTTATTCCGGAGAAGTACGTGGCGGAAGGCGTGGTCAAGGGGTTGCTTGAGCGCGGCATGAACGGCTGCAAGGTGCTTCTGCCCCGTGCGCTGGAAGCCCGCGAGGTATTGCCCGAAGAACTGCGCAAGGCCGGAGCCGTGGTGGATATTCTGCCCGTGTACGAAACCGTTCCCGCAGGCGAGAAGCGCGACACCGTGCTGAAGATGCTGGAAGCGGGAGAGTTGCACTGTGTGACCTTTGGCTCCTCTTCCACCGTGGATAACTTTTTCGCGCTGGTGGAGCCGGATATCATCAAAAAGCACAGGGCGACCGTGAAGCTGGCGAGCATTGGCCCCATTACCGCCAAGACGCTGGAAAGCTACGGCTTTACTCCGGACATACAGCCGGAAGACTACACCATTCCCGCGCTGGTGGCGGAACTGGAAAAGCATCTGTAG
- the purN gene encoding phosphoribosylglycinamide formyltransferase — protein sequence MALRVAVLASGNGSNLQSILDKAAAGVLDVDVRLVLCNRPDAYALQRAAQAGVPHLCLPHGDFPDRESFDAAMVAAIREAGADAVVLAGYMRLLTPLFLNAFAGRVVNIHPAVLPAFPGVRGAADAHAYGVKITGCTVHFVEEKMDHGPVIIQAAVPLNPEEDVEALKERIHAMEHRIYPQALQWLAQGRLVSAGRTVRLAPPACGEAPARAADRGDWLVWPPLEAGF from the coding sequence ATGGCATTACGTGTGGCGGTGCTGGCTTCGGGCAACGGGTCCAACCTGCAATCCATACTGGACAAGGCGGCTGCGGGCGTTCTGGATGTGGACGTGCGCCTTGTGCTGTGCAACAGGCCCGACGCGTATGCCCTGCAACGGGCCGCGCAGGCGGGGGTGCCGCATCTGTGCCTGCCCCACGGGGATTTTCCGGACAGGGAGAGTTTTGATGCCGCCATGGTGGCCGCCATACGGGAAGCGGGGGCGGACGCGGTGGTGCTGGCGGGCTACATGCGGCTGCTCACGCCGCTGTTTCTGAACGCCTTTGCCGGAAGGGTGGTGAATATTCATCCCGCCGTTCTGCCTGCTTTTCCGGGAGTGCGCGGGGCTGCGGACGCCCATGCCTACGGCGTGAAGATTACAGGCTGCACCGTGCATTTTGTGGAAGAGAAGATGGACCATGGTCCGGTTATTATTCAGGCTGCCGTGCCGCTGAACCCGGAGGAGGATGTGGAGGCGCTGAAAGAGCGCATTCATGCCATGGAGCACCGGATATACCCGCAGGCCCTGCAATGGCTGGCACAGGGGCGGCTTGTGTCTGCCGGGCGCACGGTGCGTCTTGCGCCGCCTGCTTGCGGCGAAGCACCGGCGCGTGCCGCAGACCGGGGAGACTGGCTGGTGTGGCCGCCGCTGGAAGCAGGGTTCTGA